One stretch of Prunus persica cultivar Lovell chromosome G1, Prunus_persica_NCBIv2, whole genome shotgun sequence DNA includes these proteins:
- the LOC18789798 gene encoding CRC domain-containing protein TSO1 isoform X1 — translation MDTPERNQIGTPKAKFEDSPVFNYINSLSPIKPVKSVHITQTFSSLSFASLPSVFTSPHVSAHKESRFLRRHNISDPSKPESSLESGNKVSANEDAAQLYINSEELREDCVQGVSTGEDSVEPSSEHSKFVIELPRNLKYDCGSPDCHPTTRCGTEAHCELEVADLSAPLVPYVQKTSEEGSSSDEAHLQIICQTVQRKEGTGCDWESLICDAADLLIFDSPNGTEAFKGLMQNSLDPVTRFCTSLAPQLTQNDVNDEQNVQVLDMVGSGGQLETEDPASQYGEASKLERTEQMEGHLNNCMVSSQSEKEDNKVETPLQFNCKPAVLNLQRGLRRRCLDFEMAGARRKSLDNVSNSSSNMLSQSDEKIATNDKQLVPMKPGGESSRCILPGIGLHLNALAKTSKDYKIIKCESLAYGRQLSLPNSTADIHSPTGQGPGHESFSSASSERDMDGTENGVQLAHDASQEPAFLANEEFNQNSPKKKRRRFEHAGETESCKRCNCKKSKCLKLYCECFAAGVYCIEPCSCQECFNKPIHEDTVLATRKQIESRNPLAFAPKVIRSSDSVPELGQEESSKTPASARHKRGCNCKKSSCLKKYCECYQGGVGCSISCRCEGCKNAFGRKDGSFIGTEAELDEEEAEACEKSVAEKHQQKIEIQKNEEQRLDSALPTTPLRLSRQMVSLPFSSKNKPPRSSVFSIGGSSSGLYTSQKLGQPNILRPESKFERHSQSVPEDEMPEILQGDVSPSTGVKTASPNSKRVCPPNTDFGPSPGRRTGRKLILQSIPSFPSLTPQH, via the exons ATGGACACCCCAGAGAGGAACCAGATCGGCACTCCCAAAGCCAAATTTGAG GATTCTCCTGTCTTTAACTACATCAATAGTCTTTCTCCTATCAAGCCAGTTAAGTCAGTACACATTACTCAGACGTTCAGCTCCCTCAGTTTTGCATCCCTTCCATCTGTTTTCACTTCGCCCCATGTCAGTGCTCACAAGGAATCCAGATTCCTCAGGAG gcATAACATTTCAGATCCGTCAAAACCCGAGTCCTCTCTAGAAAGTGGAAATAAAGTCTCTGCAAATGAAGATGCAGCTCAATTGTATATTAACTCAGAAGAGCTACGCGAAGATTGTGTTCAAGGGGTTTCTACAGGAGAAGATTCTGTAGAGCCATCTAGTGAACACTCAAAGTTTGTAATTGAGCTGCCACGGAATTTGAAATATGACTGTGGTAGCCCTGACTGTCACCCAACAACTCGTTGTGGTACTGAGGCACATTGTGAGTTGGAAGTGGCTGACTTGTCCGCTCCACTTGTTCCATATGTGCAAAAGACCTCTGAAGAAGGTTCATCCAGTGATGAAGCACATCTACAGATTATATGCCAGACTgtgcaaagaaaagaagggacAGGCTGTGATTGGGAGAGTTTGATTTGTGATGCTGCTGACCTGTTAATTTTTGATTCCCCCAATGGCACAGAGGCTTTCAAGGGGCTAATGCAGAATTCTCTGGACCCTGTAACAAGATTTTGTACTTCTCTTGCTCCGCAGCTCACGCAAAATGACGTCAATGATGAGCAAAACGTGCAAGTCCTTGATATGGTTGGTTCTGGCGGACAACTTGAAACTGAAGATCCTGCCTCTCAATATGGAGAAGCTAGTAAGCTGGAAAGAACAGAACAGATGGAGGGCCATTTAAATAATTGTATGGTTAGCAGTCAAAgtgagaaagaagataatAAAGTGGAAACACCCTTGCAGTTCAATTGTAAG CCTGCTGTTTTAAATTTGCAACGTGGCTTGCGAAGGCGCTGTCTAGATTTTGAGATGGCGGGAGCTCGTAGGAAGAGTTTAGATAATGTTTCAAACAGTAGTTCTAATATGCTATCTCAATCTGATGAAAAAATCGCCACAAATGATAAGCAACTAGTTCCTATGAAACCCGGTGGTGAATCCTCACGGTGCATCTTACCTGGAATTGGTTTGCACTTAAACGCTCTTGCAAAAACCTCAAAAGACTACAAAATCATTAAGTGTGAAAGTCTGGCTTATGGTAGGCAACTAAGTTTGCCCAACTCTACTGCCGACATTCATTCCCCCACCGGTCAAGGACCTGGTCATGAATCTTTCTCTTCAGCTTCTTCAGAAAGAGACATGGATGGCACTGAAAATGGGGTTCAGCTGGCGCACGATGCTTCCCAAGAACCTGCATTTTTAGCTAATGAAGAGTTCAACCAGAATAGCCCCAAAAAGAAGAG GCGCAGGTTTGAACATGCTGGAGAAACTGAGTCTTGCAAACGTTGTAACTGTAAAAAATCGAAGTGTTTGAAACT TTACTGCGAATGCTTTGCTGCTGGTGTCTACTGCATAGAACCATGTTCATGTCAAGAATGCTTCAACAAGCCTATCCATGAAGATACTGTTCTTGCAACTCGTAAACAGATTGAGTCTCGCAACCCACTTGCATTTGCTCCGAAAGTGATTAGGAGCTCTGATTCTGTTCCTGAACTTGGG CAGGAGGAATCCAGCAAGACCCCAGCTTCTGCACGACATAAAAGAGGATGCAACTGCAAGAAATCAAGCTGCCTGAAAAAATACTGTGAATGCTATCAG GGCGGTGTTGGATGCTCTATTAGCTGCAGATGTGAAGGCTGTAAAAACGCATTTGGTAGAAAGGATG GATCTTTTATAGGAACAGAAGCTGAGCTAGATGAGGAAGAAGCAGAAGCATGCGAAAAGAGTGTGGCTGAGAAACATcaacagaaaattgaaattcagaaaaatgaagagcAGCGCCTGGATTCTGCTCTTCCCACAACGCCTTTACGGCTTTCCAG ACAAATGGTTTCACTGCCGTTTTCATCAAAGAACAAACCGCCGCGATCTTCTGTTTTTAGCATTGGAGGATCCTCTTCTGGATTGTATACAAGCCAGAAACTTGGACAACCAAATATTCTGCGACCCGAATCCAAGTTTGAGAGACATAGCCAATCTGTTCCTGAGGATGAAATGCCGGAGATTCTTCAAGGAGATGTATCTCCTAGCACCGGCGTCAAGACTGCTTCTCCCAATAGTAAGAGGGTGTGCCCTCCTAATACTGACTTTGGGCCATCACCCGGTCGAAGGACTGGCaggaaattaattttacaatCCATCCCTTCGTTTCCGTCTCTCACTCCCCAGCATTGA
- the LOC18789798 gene encoding CRC domain-containing protein TSO1 isoform X2: MDTPERNQIGTPKAKFEDSPVFNYINSLSPIKPVKSVHITQTFSSLSFASLPSVFTSPHVSAHKESRFLRRHNISDPSKPESSLESGNKVSANEDAAQLYINSEELREDCVQGVSTGEDSVEPSSEHSKFVIELPRNLKYDCGSPDCHPTTRCGTEAHCELEVADLSAPLVPYVQKTSEEGSSSDEAHLQIICQTVQRKEGTGCDWESLICDAADLLIFDSPNGTEAFKGLMQNSLDPVTRFCTSLAPQLTQNDVNDEQNVQVLDMVGSGGQLETEDPASQYGEASKLERTEQMEGHLNNCMVSSQSEKEDNKVETPLQFNCKPAVLNLQRGLRRRCLDFEMAGARRKSLDNVSNSSSNMLSQSDEKIATNDKQLVPMKPGGESSRCILPGIGLHLNALAKTSKDYKIIKCESLAYGRQLSLPNSTADIHSPTGQGPGHESFSSASSERDMDGTENGVQLAHDASQEPAFLANEEFNQNSPKKKRRRFEHAGETESCKRCNCKKSKCLKLYCECFAAGVYCIEPCSCQECFNKPIHEDTVLATRKQIESRNPLAFAPKVIRSSDSVPELGEESSKTPASARHKRGCNCKKSSCLKKYCECYQGGVGCSISCRCEGCKNAFGRKDGSFIGTEAELDEEEAEACEKSVAEKHQQKIEIQKNEEQRLDSALPTTPLRLSRQMVSLPFSSKNKPPRSSVFSIGGSSSGLYTSQKLGQPNILRPESKFERHSQSVPEDEMPEILQGDVSPSTGVKTASPNSKRVCPPNTDFGPSPGRRTGRKLILQSIPSFPSLTPQH; the protein is encoded by the exons ATGGACACCCCAGAGAGGAACCAGATCGGCACTCCCAAAGCCAAATTTGAG GATTCTCCTGTCTTTAACTACATCAATAGTCTTTCTCCTATCAAGCCAGTTAAGTCAGTACACATTACTCAGACGTTCAGCTCCCTCAGTTTTGCATCCCTTCCATCTGTTTTCACTTCGCCCCATGTCAGTGCTCACAAGGAATCCAGATTCCTCAGGAG gcATAACATTTCAGATCCGTCAAAACCCGAGTCCTCTCTAGAAAGTGGAAATAAAGTCTCTGCAAATGAAGATGCAGCTCAATTGTATATTAACTCAGAAGAGCTACGCGAAGATTGTGTTCAAGGGGTTTCTACAGGAGAAGATTCTGTAGAGCCATCTAGTGAACACTCAAAGTTTGTAATTGAGCTGCCACGGAATTTGAAATATGACTGTGGTAGCCCTGACTGTCACCCAACAACTCGTTGTGGTACTGAGGCACATTGTGAGTTGGAAGTGGCTGACTTGTCCGCTCCACTTGTTCCATATGTGCAAAAGACCTCTGAAGAAGGTTCATCCAGTGATGAAGCACATCTACAGATTATATGCCAGACTgtgcaaagaaaagaagggacAGGCTGTGATTGGGAGAGTTTGATTTGTGATGCTGCTGACCTGTTAATTTTTGATTCCCCCAATGGCACAGAGGCTTTCAAGGGGCTAATGCAGAATTCTCTGGACCCTGTAACAAGATTTTGTACTTCTCTTGCTCCGCAGCTCACGCAAAATGACGTCAATGATGAGCAAAACGTGCAAGTCCTTGATATGGTTGGTTCTGGCGGACAACTTGAAACTGAAGATCCTGCCTCTCAATATGGAGAAGCTAGTAAGCTGGAAAGAACAGAACAGATGGAGGGCCATTTAAATAATTGTATGGTTAGCAGTCAAAgtgagaaagaagataatAAAGTGGAAACACCCTTGCAGTTCAATTGTAAG CCTGCTGTTTTAAATTTGCAACGTGGCTTGCGAAGGCGCTGTCTAGATTTTGAGATGGCGGGAGCTCGTAGGAAGAGTTTAGATAATGTTTCAAACAGTAGTTCTAATATGCTATCTCAATCTGATGAAAAAATCGCCACAAATGATAAGCAACTAGTTCCTATGAAACCCGGTGGTGAATCCTCACGGTGCATCTTACCTGGAATTGGTTTGCACTTAAACGCTCTTGCAAAAACCTCAAAAGACTACAAAATCATTAAGTGTGAAAGTCTGGCTTATGGTAGGCAACTAAGTTTGCCCAACTCTACTGCCGACATTCATTCCCCCACCGGTCAAGGACCTGGTCATGAATCTTTCTCTTCAGCTTCTTCAGAAAGAGACATGGATGGCACTGAAAATGGGGTTCAGCTGGCGCACGATGCTTCCCAAGAACCTGCATTTTTAGCTAATGAAGAGTTCAACCAGAATAGCCCCAAAAAGAAGAG GCGCAGGTTTGAACATGCTGGAGAAACTGAGTCTTGCAAACGTTGTAACTGTAAAAAATCGAAGTGTTTGAAACT TTACTGCGAATGCTTTGCTGCTGGTGTCTACTGCATAGAACCATGTTCATGTCAAGAATGCTTCAACAAGCCTATCCATGAAGATACTGTTCTTGCAACTCGTAAACAGATTGAGTCTCGCAACCCACTTGCATTTGCTCCGAAAGTGATTAGGAGCTCTGATTCTGTTCCTGAACTTGGG GAGGAATCCAGCAAGACCCCAGCTTCTGCACGACATAAAAGAGGATGCAACTGCAAGAAATCAAGCTGCCTGAAAAAATACTGTGAATGCTATCAG GGCGGTGTTGGATGCTCTATTAGCTGCAGATGTGAAGGCTGTAAAAACGCATTTGGTAGAAAGGATG GATCTTTTATAGGAACAGAAGCTGAGCTAGATGAGGAAGAAGCAGAAGCATGCGAAAAGAGTGTGGCTGAGAAACATcaacagaaaattgaaattcagaaaaatgaagagcAGCGCCTGGATTCTGCTCTTCCCACAACGCCTTTACGGCTTTCCAG ACAAATGGTTTCACTGCCGTTTTCATCAAAGAACAAACCGCCGCGATCTTCTGTTTTTAGCATTGGAGGATCCTCTTCTGGATTGTATACAAGCCAGAAACTTGGACAACCAAATATTCTGCGACCCGAATCCAAGTTTGAGAGACATAGCCAATCTGTTCCTGAGGATGAAATGCCGGAGATTCTTCAAGGAGATGTATCTCCTAGCACCGGCGTCAAGACTGCTTCTCCCAATAGTAAGAGGGTGTGCCCTCCTAATACTGACTTTGGGCCATCACCCGGTCGAAGGACTGGCaggaaattaattttacaatCCATCCCTTCGTTTCCGTCTCTCACTCCCCAGCATTGA